The following coding sequences lie in one Rutidosis leptorrhynchoides isolate AG116_Rl617_1_P2 chromosome 6, CSIRO_AGI_Rlap_v1, whole genome shotgun sequence genomic window:
- the LOC139851799 gene encoding hexokinase-3-like isoform X2 encodes MGKLGLGLAVGCAVSSCAIAAVMVGRRVRNRRRWWKIVKILDEFNDVAETPVSRLRQVVDAMAVEMHAGLASEGGSKLKMLLTFVDNLPEGSENGIFYAVHVGGTNFRILRIHFGGQRSILGHDVERKPIPPYLMTSTSEEFVQKKGNNMQLSQVKGKDIGFTFSFPVKQTSVSSGTLIKWTKGFAIEDMIEKDVVECLQKALSRRGLDMNVTALVNDSVGTLALGHFYDKDTVAAVVIGTGTNACYFERADAVIKCQGLLTTSGGMVINMEWGNFWSSHLPRTPYDIDLDTDSQNPNDQGFEKMISGMYLGDIVRRVICRMSLESDIFGPYSSKLSVPFVLSTPLMAAMHEDDTPDLSEVAKILKDTLEIHDTSLKVRKLVVKVCDVVTRRAARLAAAGVVGILKKIGRDGTGGISGGRPKGGKSGKMRRTVVAIEGGLYTSYTMFREYMNEAVAEILGEEIAPYVILKVMEDGSGIGAAMLAAANSTPSVDTVQFL; translated from the exons ATGGGGAAGTTAGGTTTAGGGTTAGCTGTAGGTTGCGCGGTTTCGAGCTGTGCGATCGCGGCGGTGATGGTTGGACGGAGAGTACGGAACAGGAGACGGTGGTGGAAAATTGTGAAGATTTTGGATGAATTTAATGACGTGGCTGAAACTCCGGTTAGTAGGTTACGGCAGGTGGTTGACGCCATGGCCGTTGAGATGCACGCTGGGTTAGCTTCTGAAGGTGGCAGTAAACTTAAGATGTTATTAACTTTTGTCGACAATCTTCCTGAAGG GAGTGAAAACGGAATATTCTATGCAGTACATGTTGGAGGCACCAATTTTAGGATTTTGAGAATCCATTTTGGTGGCCAAAGGTCTATACTTGGACACGATGTTGAGCGAAAACCCATTCCACCTTATTTAATGACCAGTACAAGTGAG GAATTTGTTCAAAAGAAGGGTAACAATATGCAGCTTTCACAAGTTAAAGGAAAAGATATCGGCTTTACATTTTCGTTTCCTGTAAAACAGACATCTGTATCTTCTGGTACTTTGATCAAGTGGACTAAAGGTTTTGCCATCGAAGACATG ATCGAAAAAGACGTTGTTGAATGTCTACAAAAAGCGTTGTCTAGACGAGGTTTGGATATGAATGTTACTGCACTT GTTAATGATAGTGTGGGAACATTGGCTCTTGGGCATTTTTATGATAAAGACACAGTTGCTGCGGTGGTGATTGGCACTGGTACCAATGCATGCTATTTCGAGCGAGCTGATGCAGTTATTAAATGTCAAGGTCTTCTCACGACTTCAGGAGGCATG GTTATCAATATGGAATGGGGTAATTTTTGGTCCTCGCATTTGCCTAGAACACCTTATGACATTGATCTGGACACTGACAGCCAAAATCCAAACGATCAG GGTTTTGAGAAAATGATATCAGGAATGTATTTAGGCGACATAGTAAGAAGAGTAATCTGCAGGATGTCTTTAGAATCTGATATCTTTGGGCCATATTCTTCCAAGCTGTCGGTACCTTTCGTGTTGAG TACACCTTTAATGGCGGCCATGCATGAAGATGACACTCCTGACTTGAGTGAAGTTGCCAAGATTTTAAAGGACACCTTAGAG ATACATGACACTTCATTGAAAGTTAGAAAACTGGTTGTCAAAGTATGTGACGTGGTGACAAGACGAGCTGCCAGGTTGGCTGCTGCAGGTGTTGTCGGGATCTTGAAAAAGATTGGGCGGGATGGGACCGGGGGCATTTCAGGCGGAAGACCGAAAGGTGGAAAAAGTGGTAAAATGAGAAGAACGGTTGTAGCAATTGAGGGTGGATTATACACAAGCTACACCATGTTTAGAGAATACATGAATGAAGCTGTAGCAGAGATATTAGGTGAAGAAATTGCCCCATATGTTATTCTTAAAGTGATGGAAGATGGATCAGGCATTGGAGCAGCTATGTTGGCTGCAGCAAATTCAACCCCAAGTGTGGATACAGTACAGTTTCTATGa
- the LOC139851799 gene encoding hexokinase-3-like isoform X1: MGKLGLGLAVGCAVSSCAIAAVMVGRRVRNRRRWWKIVKILDEFNDVAETPVSRLRQVVDAMAVEMHAGLASEGGSKLKMLLTFVDNLPEGSENGIFYAVHVGGTNFRILRIHFGGQRSILGHDVERKPIPPYLMTSTSEELFDFIVLSLKEFVQKKGNNMQLSQVKGKDIGFTFSFPVKQTSVSSGTLIKWTKGFAIEDMIEKDVVECLQKALSRRGLDMNVTALVNDSVGTLALGHFYDKDTVAAVVIGTGTNACYFERADAVIKCQGLLTTSGGMVINMEWGNFWSSHLPRTPYDIDLDTDSQNPNDQGFEKMISGMYLGDIVRRVICRMSLESDIFGPYSSKLSVPFVLSTPLMAAMHEDDTPDLSEVAKILKDTLEIHDTSLKVRKLVVKVCDVVTRRAARLAAAGVVGILKKIGRDGTGGISGGRPKGGKSGKMRRTVVAIEGGLYTSYTMFREYMNEAVAEILGEEIAPYVILKVMEDGSGIGAAMLAAANSTPSVDTVQFL, encoded by the exons ATGGGGAAGTTAGGTTTAGGGTTAGCTGTAGGTTGCGCGGTTTCGAGCTGTGCGATCGCGGCGGTGATGGTTGGACGGAGAGTACGGAACAGGAGACGGTGGTGGAAAATTGTGAAGATTTTGGATGAATTTAATGACGTGGCTGAAACTCCGGTTAGTAGGTTACGGCAGGTGGTTGACGCCATGGCCGTTGAGATGCACGCTGGGTTAGCTTCTGAAGGTGGCAGTAAACTTAAGATGTTATTAACTTTTGTCGACAATCTTCCTGAAGG GAGTGAAAACGGAATATTCTATGCAGTACATGTTGGAGGCACCAATTTTAGGATTTTGAGAATCCATTTTGGTGGCCAAAGGTCTATACTTGGACACGATGTTGAGCGAAAACCCATTCCACCTTATTTAATGACCAGTACAAGTGAG GAACTATTTGATTTTATTGTCTTGTCCCTGAAGGAATTTGTTCAAAAGAAGGGTAACAATATGCAGCTTTCACAAGTTAAAGGAAAAGATATCGGCTTTACATTTTCGTTTCCTGTAAAACAGACATCTGTATCTTCTGGTACTTTGATCAAGTGGACTAAAGGTTTTGCCATCGAAGACATG ATCGAAAAAGACGTTGTTGAATGTCTACAAAAAGCGTTGTCTAGACGAGGTTTGGATATGAATGTTACTGCACTT GTTAATGATAGTGTGGGAACATTGGCTCTTGGGCATTTTTATGATAAAGACACAGTTGCTGCGGTGGTGATTGGCACTGGTACCAATGCATGCTATTTCGAGCGAGCTGATGCAGTTATTAAATGTCAAGGTCTTCTCACGACTTCAGGAGGCATG GTTATCAATATGGAATGGGGTAATTTTTGGTCCTCGCATTTGCCTAGAACACCTTATGACATTGATCTGGACACTGACAGCCAAAATCCAAACGATCAG GGTTTTGAGAAAATGATATCAGGAATGTATTTAGGCGACATAGTAAGAAGAGTAATCTGCAGGATGTCTTTAGAATCTGATATCTTTGGGCCATATTCTTCCAAGCTGTCGGTACCTTTCGTGTTGAG TACACCTTTAATGGCGGCCATGCATGAAGATGACACTCCTGACTTGAGTGAAGTTGCCAAGATTTTAAAGGACACCTTAGAG ATACATGACACTTCATTGAAAGTTAGAAAACTGGTTGTCAAAGTATGTGACGTGGTGACAAGACGAGCTGCCAGGTTGGCTGCTGCAGGTGTTGTCGGGATCTTGAAAAAGATTGGGCGGGATGGGACCGGGGGCATTTCAGGCGGAAGACCGAAAGGTGGAAAAAGTGGTAAAATGAGAAGAACGGTTGTAGCAATTGAGGGTGGATTATACACAAGCTACACCATGTTTAGAGAATACATGAATGAAGCTGTAGCAGAGATATTAGGTGAAGAAATTGCCCCATATGTTATTCTTAAAGTGATGGAAGATGGATCAGGCATTGGAGCAGCTATGTTGGCTGCAGCAAATTCAACCCCAAGTGTGGATACAGTACAGTTTCTATGa
- the LOC139854864 gene encoding uncharacterized protein produces the protein MDDSMDDSWTIRTSETDQKAIDQLYDVYPDLFTIVLHHGGYFRMGSEVVYTEGKIDYIDCFDIEKFCLGQLDSVMQELGYDPTRSVVYRFLKPNTNMDTGLNLLNDNEHRDYLLSCLEDGDVIYRQIDVYAEHEDIKGKRLWSEQINNDNLVVGGVHSDGSLVEGDNSEGSDSEDSDYIVDDENEILDVHVEMKDFNFNIDKNVEFMGNGCNSFEDDEVNIEGTELEVLNNDGFESYDSQSDEEGVRKKRIRNHKKEVEGSVQVGKTIFYLGQKFESKSEVRQAVRMHAIETRRKLVIVKNDKRRIRVKCEGLCINSKGGEIVSQSDLSKKTKCDVGPSNLRVKGGVVGKSKDKVTSQIKKAGESCSGKTNKWAKRELHIVCEWVLLVSKEKDSEEWEVRTYRHQHECQPARILKFCTYQFLSNRLVPQIQKNPKIPIKAVRSYLETETELIISEHKAYRAVRKATKMIQGDYKSQYAELRDYVCELKRGNVDTTVKFEVEPGTLKSETRVFKRIYICLGPLKKGFKAIGRDLLGLDGAFMKQPATGCILSAVGVDSNNGIYPVAYAIVEQECGSSWTWFLECLGQDLDLSTNSNFNFISDRQKGLIQAVTNVFPCAEHRHCLRHIHGNMKGDFRGVAYKNHLWRCASVTTVPEFEQAMQQLKEFDNEAFVWLAKIPAHQWARSHFTGRAVSDVLLSNMCECFNRWLVDARDKPIVTALEYIREYCMKRIVNVKKNISKTNGPLTPAATKLFEKIKSEAHQCTVLWGGDQRYQVSGKVNQYVVDMETRSCACRKWELTGIPCKHAIAVFYNMSENGLETGEPETWVHPVYLLDTWIKTYQYTIEPLNGRSLWPKAEGMFTLVSPKTISTPGRPKKKRRLSKNEVDVIGDSGKLSSKGKLKKCGTCGTYGHNMSTCTGEKKRSGNVDNKWTKKTVKVKLSSKKTMVVGKGKKKK, from the exons ATGGATGATTCAATGGATGATTCATGGACTATTCGTACATCAGAAACTGATCAAAAGGCTATCGACCAATTATACG ATGTATACCCTGATTTGTTCACGATTGTGTTACATCATGGTGGATATTTTAGAATGGGTAGTGAAGTTGTGTACACAGAAGGTAAAATTGATTACATTGATTGTTTTGACATTGAAAAGTTTTGTTTAGGACAACTGGATTCAGTCATGCAAGAATTAGGTTATGATCCCACCAGGTCTGTGGTATATCGTTTTCTTAAACCCAATACAAACATGGATACTGGGTTAAATCTTTTAAATGATAATGAACATAGGGACTATTTGCTTAGTTGTCTAGAAGATGGTGATGTGATTTATAGGCAAATTGATGTGTATGCTGAACATGAGGATATTAAAGGGAAGAGGTTATGGTCAGaacaaattaataatgataacttaGTAGTTGGTGGTGTTCACAGTGATGGGAGCTTAGTAGAGGGTGATAACAGTGAAGGTAGTGACTCTGAGGATAGTGATTACATTGTTGATGATGAAAATGAGATTTTGGATGTTCATGTAGAGATGAAAGATTTTAATTTTAACATTGATAAGAATGTAGAGTTTATGGGAAATGGCTGTAACTCATTTGAAGATGATGAGGTCAATATTGAGGGTACAGAATTGGAAGTGTTGAACAATGATGGTTTTGAAAGCTATGATTCTCAAAGTGATGAAGAAGGGGTAAGGAAGAAGAGAATTCGTAATCATAAAAAGGAGGTTGAAGGTAGTGTTCAAGTGGGAAAAACTATCTTCTATCTTGGACAAAAGTTTGAAAGTAAATCAGAGGTTAGGCAAGCTGTGAGAATGCATGCTATTGAAACTAGGAGAAAGCTAGTTATTGTTAAGAATGACAAAAGAAGAATTAGGGTTAAATGTGAAGGGTTGTGTATAAATTCAAAAGGTGGTGAGATAGTTAGTCAAAGTGATTTGTCAAAGAAGACAAAATGTGATGTGGGGCCCAGTAACTTAAGAGTTAAAGGTGGTGTAGTTGGGAAGAGTAAAGACAAAGTGACTAGTCAAATTAAAAAAGCAGGGGAATCTTGTAGTGGGAAGACTAACAAATGGGCAAAAAGGGAATTACACATTGTTTGTGAGTGGGTGTTGTTGGTATCCAAAGAAAAAGATAGTGAAGAATGGGAGGTTAGAACCTACAGACACCAACATGAATGTCAACCTGCAAGAATACTAAAATTCTGCACTTACCAATTTTTATCAAATCGGTTGGTACCTCAAATTCAAAAGAATCCAAAGATACCAATTAAAGCTGTCAGATCATATTTGGAAACAGAAACTGAATTAATCATCAGTGAGCATAAAGCATATCGTGCTGTGAGAAAGGCAACAAAGATGATTCAAGGGGATTATAAATCTCAGTATGCTGAGCTCAGAGATTATGTTTGTGAATTAAAGAGAGGTAATGTTGATACTACTGTTAAGTTTGAGGTTGAGCCAGGAACCCTAAAGTCTGAAACTAGGGTTTTCAAGAGAATTTACATTTGTTTGGGACCATTGAAGAAGGGTTTTAAAGCAATAGGTAGAGATCTACTTGGGTTGGATGGTGCTTTTATGAAACAACCTGCAACTGGTTGTATTTTGAGTGCTGTAGGGGTTGATTCAAACAATGGCATATATCCTGTAGCATATGCCATTGTTGAACAAGAGTGTGGTTCATCCTGGACTTGGTTCTTAGAGTGCTTGGGTCAAGATCTTGACTTGTCTACCAATTCTAACTTTAATTTTATCAGTGACAGGCAAAAG GGTTTAATACAAGCTGTTACAAATGTGTTTCCTTGTGCTGAGCATAGACATTGCCTTAGACATATTCATGGGAATATGAAAGGGGATTTCAGGGGTGTTGCTTATAAGAATCACTTGTGGAGATGTGCTAGTGTAACAACAGTTCCTGAGTTTGAGCAGGCTATGCAACAATTGAAGGAGTTTGATAATGAAGCTTTTGTTTGGTTAGCTAAAATTCCTGCCCATCAGTGGGCAAGGAGTCATTTTACAGGAAGGGCTGTATCAGATGTGTTGCTCAGTAACATGTGTGAGTGTTTCAACAGATGGTTAGTTGATGCACGTGACAAACCCATAGTTACAGCTTTAGAATACATCCGAGAGTATTGCATGAAGAGAATTGTTAATGTAAAGAAAAACATTTCCAAGACTAATGGCCCTTTAACACCTGCAGCCACCAAATTGTTTGAGAAAATCAAATCTGAGGCTCACCAGTGTACTGTCTTATGGGGTGGAGATCAAAGGTACCAAGTGAGTGGAAAAGTTAATCAATATGTTGTGGATATGGAGACTAGATCATGTGCTTGTAGAAAGTGGGAACTAACAGGGATACCTTGTAAGCATGCAATTGCAGTGTTTTATAACATGAGTGAAAATGGTTTGGAAACTGGTGAACCAGAAACATGGGTTCATCCAGTGTATTTGTTAGATACATGGATCAAAACTTACCAATACACCATTGAGCCATTGAATGGGAGAAGCTTATGGCCAAAGGCAGAAGGCATGTTCACTCTGGTATCACCAAAGACTATTTCCACACCTGGTCGTCCAAAAAAGAAAAGAAGGTTGTCCAAAAATGAAGTTGATGTCATTGGTGATAGTGGTAAACTTAGCTCAAAAG GCAAGCTAAAGAAGTGTGGCACATGTGGTACTTATGGACACAATATGAGTACTTGTACAGGTGAGAAGAAAAGAAGTGGGAATGTGGATAACAAGTGGACAAAAAAGACAGTGAAAGTTAAGCTATCTTCAAAGAAGACAATGGTAGTTGgaaaagggaagaagaagaagtga